CGCGGCCGCGTCAGTGCCTGCGGTCGCCGTCACGGGATTCGCACTCGCCGGCCTGGGCTTCGGCTGGGCCATGACGGGGCTGAGCACGGTGGTCCAGGAACGCGCGCCCGAGGAGTTGCGTGGCCGGATCATGGCTCTGTGGCTCGTCGGCTTCCTCGGTTCGCGGCCGATCGCGGCCGTGGTGCTCGGCGGGACGGCGGATGCCGTCGGCGTCTACGCGGCCTTCGCCGTCGCGGCCGCGCTGTGCATTGCCGTCGCGCTGTGGTGCCGGCCCGCGACCCTGACCGGCCCGCTGCCGTCTCCTCAGGGCGTTCCGGGCGCCTCGTAGCCGCGGGTCATCCAGTACACCGTGCGGTCGAGCGCGGGCAGGATGTCCGTGACGGCGATCTCGCCGGCCACGAATCGTCCCAGCAGGCCGTAGACCACGCTGGTGACGACGTCGTTGAGGTCGGCGGCGAACGCCACGTCGACCCCGTCGAGGATCTCCCGACCCGTGGGTGCCACGAAGTCCAAGCCGAAGCGGAACAGCTGCTGACCGTTCGGCGACGACCTGGCACGGAAGTACGCGGTCAGCATCCCGGGGTGACGTTCCCAGGGTTCGAAGATCGTGCGGAAGAGTTCCATCAGGCCCTCGTAGAGCGAGGCGCCCGGTTGTTTCGGCAGCGGGGTGATATTCGAGTAGCGATGCCGCTGCGTCCAGGCCTGCAGCGCCGCGAGGATCAGTTCGTCGCGGGTCGCGTACCGCTTGTAGATGGTCGCCAGCGAACTGCGGGCCCGCCGCGCGACCTCGCGCAGTTGCACGGCGTCGTAACCCTCGGTCTCCAGCATCTCCATGACGACGGCCAGAATCCGGTCCTCGCTCCGGTTGCCGTCGCCGGCGTCGGCCACCACTGATCACCCCTTGTCGCCGTCGAGTAACTCGGTTACAGTACGCGCAGTAACACGGTTACTCCACATTTCGCCCGCGCATCGAAGCGAGGTTTCATGGGTTCTCTCGACGGCAGGGTCGCGTTCATCACCGGAGTCGCGCGAGGACAGGGTCGCAGTCACGCGGTCCGCCTCGCCTCCGAAGGCGCGGCCATCATCGGTGTCGACATCTGCGCCGACATCGCCTCCAACGGCTACCCCATGGCGACACGGGACGAACTCGACGAGACCGTCGCACTGGTCGAGGCCGCGGGCTCGAAGATGCTCGGATCGGTGACCGATGTCCGCGACTTCCACGCGGTCAAGGACGCCATGGACTCCGGCGTCGAACACTTCGGTCGCCTCGACATCGTCTGCGCCAACGCCGGCATCGCGCCGACGGCGTTCCGCGAGATCGACATCCTCGAGGAACTCGACATGTGGAACGACGTCGTCGACGTCAACCTCTCCGGGTCGTTCCACGCGGCCAAGGCCGCGATCCCCCACCTGATCGCCGGTGCGCGCGGCGGATCGATAATCTTCACCAGTTCGACCGCGGGACTGCGCGGATTCGGCGGCATGCAGGGCGGCGGACTGGGTTACGCGGCCTCCAAACACGGGATCGTCGGCCTCATGCGTGCCTTGGCCAATGCCCTTGCGCCATACAGCATCCGGGTGAACACCGTGCACCCGACGGCGGTCAACACCATGATGGCCGTCAACCCCGCCATGACGGCGTTCCTGGAGGCCTATCCCGACGGAGGCCCGCACCTGAAGAACCCCATGCCGGTCGACCTCCTCGAACCCGAGGACATCAGCGCGGCCATCGCCTACCTGGTCTCCGACGCCGCGAAGTACGTGACCGGCGTGACCTTCCCCGTCGACGCCGGATTCTGCAACAAGCTGTGAGCGGGCGAATCACCGGAAAACGGGTGCTGGTGACCGGTGCAGCACGAGGGATGGGCCGCAGCCATGCCGTCCGGTTGGCCGAAGAGGGCGCCGACCTCATCCTGGTGGATATCTGCGAATCGCTTGCCGAACTCGAATATCCGCTTGCCACAAGGGAAGACCTCGACGAGACGGCCCGCCTGGTGGCCGCCCAGGGCCGACGCGCGATCACCCACGTCGTGGATGTCCGGGACGCCGAGTCGATGTCCGCGGCAGTCGACGACGGGGTGCGTCAACTCGGCGGACTGGACGCCTCGGTCGCCAACGCGGGCGTGTTGACGGTGGGCACGTGGGACACCACGACCTCAGCGCAGTGGCGCACCGTTGTCGACGTCAACCTGATCGGCACGTGGAACACGTGCGCCGCCGCCATCCCACACCTGGTGGAGCACGGCGGGAGCCTGGTCAACATCAGTTCGGCGGCAGGCGTCAAAGGCACTCCGCTGCATACGCCGTACACGGCCTCCAAGCACGGGGTGGTGGGACTCAGTCGCGCGCTGGCCAACGAACTGGCCGTGCACAACATCCGGGTCAACACCGTTCACCCGACTGGCGTCGAGACCGGGATGCGACCCGAGTCGCTGCACGGCGTGCTGGCCGAGGGCAGACCGGATCTCGTCCCCATCTTCCTCAATGCCATGCCCATCGTGATGGCCGAAGCCATCGACATCAGCAATGCGGTGCTGTACCTGGTCTCCGACGAGTCCCGTTACGTCACCGGCCTGGAACTCAAGGTCGACGCCGGCGTGACGCTGCGCTGACCGACACCTCGACGAAGGACACCCATGAAAACCAGCCCCCTCGACCGCTGCCGACAGGCGTTCGCCGATGTGATGACCGTTCCGGCGCCCGCGGATATCTCCGCAACGACGGCCACGATGCTCGAGTTTGTCTTCGCCGACGTGTGGCAGCGACCCGGATTGACCCGGCGTGAACGACGTTTCGTCACGCTGCCGTGCGTGGCCGCCGCCGACGCCGAGGGACCGTTGCGGGACCACGTGTACGCGGCACTCAACAGCGGAGATCTCAGCATCGTCGAAATGCAGGAAGCGGTCCTGCATTTCGCGGTCTATGGCGGTTGGCCGAAGGCATCGCGCTTCAACATGGTCGTCGACGAGCAGTGGGCCCGCATCCACGACGAGCGCGGCCTGCCGGTGCCCGCCGCCGAACCACTGCTGCCGCTCACGACCGCCAGCGATCCCGAGGAGCGCCTGACCGCGGGCGAGCGAGCTTTCCGGGAGGTCAACTGCCTGCCCTTCGCGCCGACTCGGGACAACCCATTCCACGGCGCGGGCATCCTGAACTTCGTCTTCGGCGAGATGTGGCTGCGCCCGGGCCTCGGCATGAAGGAGCGCCGACTGATCACGGTGGCATGCGTGGCCTTCCAGGACGCGCCGTATCCGATCCTGAGCCACGTGTACGCGGCATTGAAGAGCCGCGAGGTGTCGTTCGACGAGATGGACGAACTGGCACTGCATTTCGCCGCGCACTACGGTTGGCCCAAGGGGGCCAACCTCGCGCAGGTCATCAGCGAGCAGAAGGTGCGCGTCAGCGCCGAATGGGCCGCCGAGTCCTCATGACCGGCTGAACTCGATGCGCAACTCGCTCAGGCCACGCAGCAGGAAGGTGGGCTCGTAGCGCAGGTTTCGAGCCCCGGCGGGACCGTGGACGGTCTCGTCGAGCCGGATCTCGCTCATCCGATCCAGCATCCGGCGAATCGTGATCTGCCCCTCCACGCGCGCCAGCGGGGCACCGGCACAGGTGTGGATGCCACGGCCGAACGCGATGTGCTCACGCACGTTCTTCCGGTCCGGCCGGAACTCATGGGGATCCTCGAACTTTCGGGGATCACGGTTGGCCGCCCCAAGGCACAGCATGACGATCGTCCCGGCCGGCAGCCGCTCACCACCCAACGTCGTGGTCCTGCGCACCAGGCGGAAGTCGACCTTCGTCGGCGAATGCATCCGCAGCGCCTCTTCCATGAAGGTCGGTATGCCGTCCGGGTTCTCGCGCAGCTGCTGTTGGAACTCAGGACGGTCGGCGAGCACCAGCACTGCGGCACTGAGCAGCTTGGTCACGGTCTCCTGCCCCGCCGCGAACAGGAATGTGGCGGGCTTGACCACCTCGATGAGTTCGGGCGTCGATCCGTCGGGATAGAGCGCGGAGGCCATTCCCGACAGCACGTCCTCCCGCGGCTCACGGCGCCGCTCGGCGAGGTACCCGGCGAACTTGTCGTCGAGGTACTGCAGCGGATCGAGACCGACCGGCTCGCCGTCGAGCGCGCCTACGCGATTGCCCTCCCGGGGCTCCCCCGCGCCCAGAGCGGCCAGGAACTCGGGACGGTCCTCCTCGGGCACACCGAGCAGGTCGATGATCGCCGACGTGGCGAACGGCTTGGCGTACTCGGACAGGAACTCGCACCGGCCGTTGTCGATGAACTGGTCGAGTTGGTGGTCGACCAGTTGCCACATGTAGTCCTCGTTCTCCTTGAGCCGGCGCGGCGTCAGGAGCCGGCTCAGCAGGGAACGGGCCTTCTCGTGGGCCGGCGGGTCCATCACGACCATGTGCTCGTGGATGGGGAACTCGTGGCGGTGCGCCTCGATCAGGTCGCTGATGTCGTCGCCGACCGGCTCGAACGGCAGCGGGGGGAACGGGCCGCCGATCGCGTTGACCGCCGAGAACGTGTCATGGTCCTTGAACGCCGCCATGACCTCCTGATAGCCCGTCACCGCCACGACGCCGTAGTGCGGCTCCCGGTAGACGGGGTTCTTCTCACGCAACGCGTCGAAGTAGTCGTAGGGGCTCTGGGCGATGTCGGGGTCGGAGAAGAAGTCGGCTGCTGCCAGGTCCGTCACGGCTGGGCGTCCTTTCGTTCGGTCGTCAGTGGTCGGTGTCGGGAAGTTCGGAATCGACGACGCTCAGCGCCCCGCGGGGGCACGCGTCGATCGCTGCCAGTGCGAGCGGCCACAGGTCGTCACTCGGCTGTTCGGCGCACTCCGCAACCTCGTCGTCGGACAGGACGAACAGGTCCGGCGCGGACTCGATACACAGCGCGTGTCCCTCACACAGGTGCGCATCAACTCGGATTCGCTTGGACCCAGCCATCGCCGCCCTTCCGCCTCTGATCGATCGACCAAATTGATAGAATGCGCCCATGCTTAGCACGGCGCGCCGAAGCCGGTCAAGAATCCGCCTTGCGGGGCGGCCCTGAATGGCCACGTCCCGCAAGGCGAAGACCACCGACCACGGCGCACGTCAGCGACTGATCGAGGCAACCGCCAAGATCATGCGCGACGAGGGTTACGCGGCGGCGACATCGCGCCGGGTGGCGGCCGAGGCCGGCGTCAAGCAGGCCCTCGTGTACTACTACTTCCCCACCATGGACGACCTGTTCGTCGAGGTGCTGCGGTCGGGTGCGGAGGCCTCGTTGGAACGCATGCGAGAGGCGCTGACCCACGACGATCCGTTGTCCACGCTGTGGGCACTCAACAGCGACTCCCGAACCACCGGACTCAACACGGAGTTCATGGCACTTGCCAACCACCGCAAGGCCATCCGCGCCGAACTGAAGGCCTACGCCGAGCGTGTCCGCGACATCGAGTCCGCAGCCGTCGCGGTGGCACTGCGCACCCGCGGACTCGACCTGTCGGAGTACCCGCCGGTGGCCGTGTCGATGTTGATCGCCCAGACCGCCCGCAGCCTGTGCAATGAGAGCGCCGTCGGCGTGACCCTCGGGCATCAGGAGTTGCGCGAGTTCGTCGAGCGCCAACTGGCCGCGCTCGCGGCGCACCCCCAGCCCTGACCCGCGAGCGGGCAGGGGTCCCCGCTTGTGGGGCGTCTGCACGCCCCTTCTCGGCGTGTCCCGTCCCAGGGCGGCCGCTCGCGAGACACCACGTGGGGCACGAATGGTTGACAGTTGCACCCTCTGGTGCCACGCTTCCTGATCGATCGACCAAACAATCCACATCTCAGAAGCGAGGTATCCCCGGTGGGCGGACGAGTAGAAGGAAAAGTTGCGTTCATCACGGGCGCGGCACGCGGCCAAGGACGCAGTCACGCCGTGCGACTGGCCGAAGAAGGCGCCGACATCATCGCGATCGACGTGTGCAAGCGCATCAGCAGCACCGAGGAGATCCCGGCCTCCACGCCCGACGACCTGGCCGAAACCGCTGACCTGGTCAAGGCCCTGAACCGGCGCATCGTCACCGCCGAGGTGGACGTCCGCGACTTCGACGCCGTCAAGAGCGCGGTCGACAGCGGCGTCGAGCAGCTCGGCCGCCTCGACATCGTCGTGGCCAACGCCGGCATCGGCAACGGCGGACAGACGCTGGACCTGACCAGTCAGGACGACTGGGACGACATGATCGACGTCAACCTCTCGGGGGTCTGGAAGTCGGTCAAAGCCGCGGTGCCGCATCTCCTCGCGGGAGGCCAGGGCGGCTCGATCATCCTCACCAGCTCGGTCGGCGGGCTCAAGCCCTACGCCCACACGGGCCACTACATCGCCGCCAAGCACGGCGTCATCGGATTGATGCGCACGTTCGCCGTCGAGTTGGGCCAGCACTTCATCCGGGTCAACGCCGTCTGCCCGACCAACGTGAACACACCGTTGTTCATGAACGAGGGCACGATGAAGCTGTTCCGTCCCGACCTGGAGAACCCGGGCCCCGACGATATGGCCGTGGCCGCGCAGTTCATGCACGTGCTGCCGATCGGCTGGGTCGAGCCTGTCGACGTCAGCAATGCCGTGCTGTTCCTGGCCTCTGACGAATCCCGTTACGTCACAGGTCTTCCGGTCACCGTCGACGCGGGCAGCATGCTCAAGTAGTGCCGCAGATCGTGGCCCGGCCGGGTCAATCGTGTTCGCTTTGCAGCGACACCACGGTGATGTCCGGCCGGGCTCCGATCCGCACCGGCGGTCCCCAGTAGCCCGCCCCTCGCGTGACGTACAGCTGAGTGGAGTCCACCCGCGACAGCCCGGCGAGGGAGGGCTGCACCATCGACACGACGTGATGGAACGGCCACATCTGACCGCCATGGGTGTGGCCGGACAACTGCAGATCAACGCCACGCTGGGCGGCTTCGGTCACCTGCACCGGCTGATGGGCGAGCAGCACCGTCGGCCGGACCGGGTCAGCACCGGCCAGGGCCCGCTCGAAGTCGGGCCCATCAGCCCGCCGTGCGCCGACGATGTCGTTGACCCCGGCAAGGGTGAATGCCCCGCGACCCCGCCGGATCGGGGTGCTCTCATTCCTCAGGGTGTTCACCCCCAGTCGCTCGAGTTCGCTCAGCCACGACTCCGAGTCCTCGGTGAAGTACTCGTGATTGCCCGTCACGAAGAACGTCCCCTCCGGCGCCGCCAGATCACCCAATGGCGCAGCCGCGGAACCGAGTTCAGCCACCGTGCCGTCGACCAGGTCGCCCACGATCGCGACCAGGTCCGGCTCGGCCTCGTTGATCATCCGGACGATCCGTTCGGTGTGCCCGCGCCCGGCCAGCGGCCCGAGATGGATGTCGGAGACGACCGCGATCCGGAAGCCTGCCAACGCCGGATCCAATCGGCGTAAGCGGACGGGCACGTTCAGCACGTCGGGCCGGCCCAGCGCGGTCGTGGTGCCGACTCCGATCAGCCCGACCGACACTGCTCCCGCCGCGGCGGCGCCGGTGCGGGCCAGAAAGAGCCTGCGGTCCAGCGAGGGCCCGGACTCGGGTGCAGCAGGCGGAGTGCGCTTGACCCAGCCCCGCAGTGCCAGCCGGACCGGTTCGAGGGCCAGAAGCACGAGGAAGAGGTACGCCGCGAGCCCGAACCACAGATAGCCCGGCCAGGCGTACCAGCCCGCGCCGGTCAGTCCGGCCACCCGGGGCCCGAGCAGGGCACAGACGATGAGGACGAACCCGGCGGCGATGGCCGCGGTGCCGATCCGGCGGGACCGACCGGGCGCTGCGGTGTCCTTGACGAGGCGTTTCCACAGGTAGGCGTGCATGAGGGCAAGGATCACTGCGAGGACGACCAAGAACACGAGGCTCCTTGGGGACGGGGCGGACACCGGTGACGCGCGGCTGTCACCACCAGCAGCCTCCCACCCCGGCGTCTCACCGATCGGCACCGACCTCTGATTCACGTCACAGTCGCGTTACCCCTTACGTGGACCGGGGTATTGAATCCCTGACCGACGGGACGCGAGGGTGAGCGACCAGTTGGTACGCCGTGCCGGGTGGACCTCAGTGGCCGCTCGCGAGTAGCCGAAGGGG
The DNA window shown above is from Mycolicibacterium confluentis and carries:
- a CDS encoding TetR family transcriptional regulator, which translates into the protein MADAGDGNRSEDRILAVVMEMLETEGYDAVQLREVARRARSSLATIYKRYATRDELILAALQAWTQRHRYSNITPLPKQPGASLYEGLMELFRTIFEPWERHPGMLTAYFRARSSPNGQQLFRFGLDFVAPTGREILDGVDVAFAADLNDVVTSVVYGLLGRFVAGEIAVTDILPALDRTVYWMTRGYEAPGTP
- a CDS encoding mycofactocin-coupled SDR family oxidoreductase, producing MGSLDGRVAFITGVARGQGRSHAVRLASEGAAIIGVDICADIASNGYPMATRDELDETVALVEAAGSKMLGSVTDVRDFHAVKDAMDSGVEHFGRLDIVCANAGIAPTAFREIDILEELDMWNDVVDVNLSGSFHAAKAAIPHLIAGARGGSIIFTSSTAGLRGFGGMQGGGLGYAASKHGIVGLMRALANALAPYSIRVNTVHPTAVNTMMAVNPAMTAFLEAYPDGGPHLKNPMPVDLLEPEDISAAIAYLVSDAAKYVTGVTFPVDAGFCNKL
- a CDS encoding mycofactocin-coupled SDR family oxidoreductase; this encodes MSGRITGKRVLVTGAARGMGRSHAVRLAEEGADLILVDICESLAELEYPLATREDLDETARLVAAQGRRAITHVVDVRDAESMSAAVDDGVRQLGGLDASVANAGVLTVGTWDTTTSAQWRTVVDVNLIGTWNTCAAAIPHLVEHGGSLVNISSAAGVKGTPLHTPYTASKHGVVGLSRALANELAVHNIRVNTVHPTGVETGMRPESLHGVLAEGRPDLVPIFLNAMPIVMAEAIDISNAVLYLVSDESRYVTGLELKVDAGVTLR
- a CDS encoding carboxymuconolactone decarboxylase family protein; protein product: MKTSPLDRCRQAFADVMTVPAPADISATTATMLEFVFADVWQRPGLTRRERRFVTLPCVAAADAEGPLRDHVYAALNSGDLSIVEMQEAVLHFAVYGGWPKASRFNMVVDEQWARIHDERGLPVPAAEPLLPLTTASDPEERLTAGERAFREVNCLPFAPTRDNPFHGAGILNFVFGEMWLRPGLGMKERRLITVACVAFQDAPYPILSHVYAALKSREVSFDEMDELALHFAAHYGWPKGANLAQVISEQKVRVSAEWAAESS
- a CDS encoding cytochrome P450 codes for the protein MTDLAAADFFSDPDIAQSPYDYFDALREKNPVYREPHYGVVAVTGYQEVMAAFKDHDTFSAVNAIGGPFPPLPFEPVGDDISDLIEAHRHEFPIHEHMVVMDPPAHEKARSLLSRLLTPRRLKENEDYMWQLVDHQLDQFIDNGRCEFLSEYAKPFATSAIIDLLGVPEEDRPEFLAALGAGEPREGNRVGALDGEPVGLDPLQYLDDKFAGYLAERRREPREDVLSGMASALYPDGSTPELIEVVKPATFLFAAGQETVTKLLSAAVLVLADRPEFQQQLRENPDGIPTFMEEALRMHSPTKVDFRLVRRTTTLGGERLPAGTIVMLCLGAANRDPRKFEDPHEFRPDRKNVREHIAFGRGIHTCAGAPLARVEGQITIRRMLDRMSEIRLDETVHGPAGARNLRYEPTFLLRGLSELRIEFSRS
- a CDS encoding ferredoxin; the encoded protein is MAGSKRIRVDAHLCEGHALCIESAPDLFVLSDDEVAECAEQPSDDLWPLALAAIDACPRGALSVVDSELPDTDH
- a CDS encoding TetR/AcrR family transcriptional regulator, which gives rise to MATSRKAKTTDHGARQRLIEATAKIMRDEGYAAATSRRVAAEAGVKQALVYYYFPTMDDLFVEVLRSGAEASLERMREALTHDDPLSTLWALNSDSRTTGLNTEFMALANHRKAIRAELKAYAERVRDIESAAVAVALRTRGLDLSEYPPVAVSMLIAQTARSLCNESAVGVTLGHQELREFVERQLAALAAHPQP
- a CDS encoding mycofactocin-coupled SDR family oxidoreductase codes for the protein MGGRVEGKVAFITGAARGQGRSHAVRLAEEGADIIAIDVCKRISSTEEIPASTPDDLAETADLVKALNRRIVTAEVDVRDFDAVKSAVDSGVEQLGRLDIVVANAGIGNGGQTLDLTSQDDWDDMIDVNLSGVWKSVKAAVPHLLAGGQGGSIILTSSVGGLKPYAHTGHYIAAKHGVIGLMRTFAVELGQHFIRVNAVCPTNVNTPLFMNEGTMKLFRPDLENPGPDDMAVAAQFMHVLPIGWVEPVDVSNAVLFLASDESRYVTGLPVTVDAGSMLK
- a CDS encoding metallophosphoesterase — protein: MFLVVLAVILALMHAYLWKRLVKDTAAPGRSRRIGTAAIAAGFVLIVCALLGPRVAGLTGAGWYAWPGYLWFGLAAYLFLVLLALEPVRLALRGWVKRTPPAAPESGPSLDRRLFLARTGAAAAGAVSVGLIGVGTTTALGRPDVLNVPVRLRRLDPALAGFRIAVVSDIHLGPLAGRGHTERIVRMINEAEPDLVAIVGDLVDGTVAELGSAAAPLGDLAAPEGTFFVTGNHEYFTEDSESWLSELERLGVNTLRNESTPIRRGRGAFTLAGVNDIVGARRADGPDFERALAGADPVRPTVLLAHQPVQVTEAAQRGVDLQLSGHTHGGQMWPFHHVVSMVQPSLAGLSRVDSTQLYVTRGAGYWGPPVRIGARPDITVVSLQSEHD